A single region of the Schizosaccharomyces osmophilus chromosome 3, complete sequence genome encodes:
- a CDS encoding aspartyl/glutamyl-tRNA(Asn/Gln) amidotransferase subunit B has protein sequence MNWNICIGLEIRFQLAATKKLFSSAYVKHETPNSSIAFFDAALPGSMPALNPEALRLAVQGALALNCDVAPICQFDRKLVFHPDSLSGYQITQHEMPLGENGFIDLSQDLDGVENVRIPIQSIQLEQDVEESVRMKQTKKNLLNFNRAGSSVIKIVVPPCLHDEQTTGALICKLRMVLSHAGLLYHETELGGMHCRVNISSGSASSNHKNMISGIKPFQIELENLFLVQNVKTAIQSEVRRQFSPAEESNSLRNQVRAFDDKTGKTFFLREKSVFEDHLYVSETDIPPINLSKAYVERLKQAMSPLPDVLYATLTSKPYMLSNFEARALLSYAKGYFYYTSVWDIIVSQKKVPSNTADYVLRSLASCILTVLSSNCNKRLESVPPKQLADVILDTGYKKGSFINVESSIH, from the exons ATGAATTGGAATATCTGCATCGGTCTTGAAATTCGTTTCCAATTGGCAGCAACGAAGAAGTTGTTTAGTTCCGCATATGTGAAGCATGAAACTCCAAACAGTTCcattgctttctttgatgCGGCCCTCCCTGGGTCTATGCCG GCATTGAATCCGGAAGCCTTAAGACTTGCCGTTCAAGGAGCGCTGGCACTTAACTGTGATGTTGCGCCGATATGTCAATTTGATCGCAAGCTAGTCTTTCATCCTGATTCATTATCTGGTTACCAGATAACTCAGCATGAGATGCCATTGGGAGAAAATGGATTTATAGACCTTTCTCAAGATTTGGATGGAGTGGAAAATGTTCGCATTCCTATTCAGTCGATACAATTAGAGCAG GACGTTGAAGAATCTGTCCGAATGAAGCAAactaaaaagaatttattaaattttaaTCGTGCTGGATCATCCGTGATTAAAATTGTCGTGCCTCCATGTTTGCATGATGAGCAGACCACTGGTGCCCTCATATGTAAATTGCGAATGGTGCTTTCTCATGCAGGACTTTTGTACCATGAAACGGAGCTTGGTGGAATGCATTGTCGTGTCAACATCTCTAGTGGTTCAGCGTCATCTAATCATAAGAATATGATTTCTGGAATCAAGCCATTTCAAATAGAACTGGAGAATTTATTTCTCGTGCAAAATGTGAAGACTGCCATTCAGTCTGAAGTCCGTCGTCAATTTTCACCCGCCGAAGAAAGCAATTCTTTGCGTAACCAAGTGAGAGCTTTTGACGATAAAACTGGGAAAACCTTTTTCCTTCGTGAAAAGTCAGTTTTTGAGGATCATTTATATGTCTCTGAGACGGATATACCGCCCATTAACTTATCTAAG GCGTACGTTGAGAGATTGAAACAAGCTATGAGCCCTCTACCTGACGTTCTTTATGCGACACTTACGTCGAAACCGTATATGTTGTCCAATTTTGAAGCTCGCGCTCTTTTAAGTTATGCTAAGggttatttttattatacttCAGTATGGGATATTATCGTCTCTCAAAAAAAGGTCCCCTCCAATACAGCCGATTATGTCCTACGGTCTTTGGCATCTTGCATTTTAACTGTCCTTTCATCAAATTGCAATAAGCGATTGGAGTCAGTTCCACCAAAACAATTAGCTGACGTTATTTTGGATACAGGTTATAAGAAGGGATCTTTCATTAATGTTGAAAGCAGCATTCATTAG
- a CDS encoding cell surface glycoprotein has translation MQTSLELPTNKVNGMDMRSLRMENKDLRVRGYAVEPVPFLNGNSPDFDLPRNTCIQDIDRLSKNECIRYMNGYGRLIGAHETIALKRKFAMLSAWCWISTKSILFPDSQALRY, from the coding sequence ATGCAGACGAGTTTAGAGCTACCAACGAACAAAGTAAATGGGATGGACATGCGTTCTTTGCGCATGGAAAACAAGGACTTGAGAGTAAGAGGCTATGCAGTTGAACCAGTTCCATTCTTAAACGGTAATTCTCCAGATTTTGATTTGCCAAGGAATACTTGCATTCAGGATATTGACCGTTTAtctaaaaatgaatgtaTTCGGTACATGAATGGTTATGGAAGATTAATTGGTGCACATGAAACAATCGCtctaaaaaggaaatttgcTATGCTGTCGGCTTGGTGTTGGATTTCGACGAAGAGTATTCTTTTTCCGGATTCTCAAGCCCTTAGGTACTAA
- the tim11 gene encoding F1-FO ATP synthase subunit E codes for MIGSLNMKTLRWSALAAGLGIGWFEYRSHAKCEKQHAIEHQYHQQQLLIEDAKAAYARSKQPVRPPTESPLTLDEDNVEAYLTQLEKSA; via the exons ATGATAGGTTCTCTCAACATGAAG ACTTTGCGCTGGTCAGCTTTGGCTGCTGGTTTAGGCATTGGTTGGTTTGAGTATCGAAGCCATGCCAAATGTGAAAAGCAGCATGCAATTGAGCATCAATATCATCAACAGCAACTTTTGATTGAGGACGCCAAGGCAGCTTATGCTCGTAGCAAGCAGCCCGTACGACCTCCAACAG AGAGTCCATTGACTTTGGATGAAGATAACGTGGAAGCCTATTTAACtcaacttgaaaaaagCGCTTAA
- a CDS encoding glutamyl-tRNA(Gln) amidotransferase subunit A produces the protein MDQHIKEKCASLASLDAKINSLTSLHTAESIQHVIKDLDLKKSLPLGGKLITIKENMCTKYWTTSASSEILHDYVSPFEATLVESLEKNGGVIIGKTNMDEFAMGTSTHNSLHGRTAFPHTDNELYQVGGSSGGCAASVAADLAFASIGTDTGGSIRLPAAYVGCVGFKPSFGRISRYGVIPFAHSLDTVGIVAKDVEGVHTVFDVLNQPDSKDATCLTLQSRKTIDDHCNKYKSTEKPVVVGVPTNWNIAETHPEVLSKWNEFLSVLKSQGCEIREIQLPNSLYGLSIYSALAYAEGVTNLARFSNPIFGSRLQQGEYPDDVDPRTHLMGVEVQKRLLIGAYSLSFGKDNGINQKAQLMRRAVQMEFNRSFKIPSLQESDPSGDVDFIVTPSFLKPTQPIGASAPTDFLSDSMLVPSSLAGLPSISIPFGKICGGLPMGIQLIAQYGDDKSLLSFSRRFS, from the exons atggaTCAACAcataaaggaaaaatgcGCATCTTTGGCATCTTTGGATGCCAAAATCAATTCGTTAACTTCTCTTCACACAGCTGAATCTATCCAACATGTAATTAAGGATTTGGATCTCAAAAAGAGTCTTCCCTTAGGTGGGAAGTTGATTactataaaagaaaatatgtGCACGAAATATTGGACAACTTCAGCTAGTTCTGAAATTTTGCATG ACTACGTATCTCCTTTTGAAGCTACTTTAGTGGAAAGTCTCGAAAAGAATGGTGGCGTTATAATTGGCAAGACAAATATGGATGAATTTGCAATGGGAACGAGTACCCATAATAGTTTGCATGGTCGAACAGCATTCCCACATACTGATAATGAATTATACCAGGTTGGCGGAAGCTCTGGTGGATGTGCCGCATCTGTTGCTGCTGATTTAGCTTTTGCATCCATTGGTACGGACACAGGAGGTTCAATACGCCTACCTGCTGCATATGTCGGATGCGTCGGTTTCAAACCTTCTTTTGGAAGGATCTCTCGCTATGGCGTTATTCCATTTGCCCATAGCTTGGATACAGTGGGAATTGTTGCCAAGGACGTTGAAGGAGTACATACAGTGTTTGATGTGCTGAATCAGCCAGATTCTAAGGATGCTACTTGTTTGACGTTACAGTCACGTAAAACTATTGATGATCACTGTAACAAGTATAAATCTACAGAAAAACCTGTGGTTGTCGGAGTACCGACGAACTGGAATATCGCCGAAACCCATCCTGAGGTTTTGAGCAAATGGAACGAATTTCTTTCCGTGTTGAAATCACAAGGCTGTGAAATTCGTGAAATTCAACTACCAAACTCCCTTTACGGTTTAAGCATTTATTCAGCACTGGCTTATGCTGAAGGTGTTACTAATTTGGCTCGGTTTAGCAACCCCATTTTTGGATCTAGATTACAACAAGGTGAATATCCTGATGATGTGGATCCCCGAACCCATCTTATGGGAGTGGAGGTCCAAAAGCGCTTACTAATCGGCGCCTattctttatcttttgg AAAGGATAATGGTATAAACCAGAAAGCGCAGCTAATGAGACGAGCTGTTCAAATGGAGTTTAATAGATCTTTTAAAATTCCATCCTTACAGGAGTCAGATCCTTCTGGGGATGTCGACTTTATCGTTACACCTTCCTTTCTAAAGCCAACTCAACCAATTGGAGCAAGTGCTCCTACAGATTTTTTGTCAGACAGCATGTTAGTGCCTTCAAGTTTAGCGGGTTTACCGTCTATTAGTATCCCTTTTGGTAAAATATGCGGTGGACTACCAATGGGAATACAGTTAATTGCTCAGTATGGTGATGATAAATCTCTGCTATCTTTTTCCAGACGGttttcttaa
- the cut4 gene encoding anaphase-promoting complex, platform subcomplex scaffold subunit Apc1 encodes MLELKTEIIDESASSAILDLHETERLEIKGSSVNYYVNDHLNRTFDYSLDGQQVRAALITTFDKNKKAIVVILDDIGYIYYVNDQNNDTYIVNIPFSTKSAWSSPKGIYLERLHADSEDDGWPRIFCLNGPLDELSLIRVEGKKKLSAHDTIVYIVNDIVLTHNEKEKRLSFWRSRFSDTNAHTVGQRSRGKRRSSVLSKDKLSEITRSESLYYSANDSMFNKFEEEGFVYSSVFSHIESFPMSSVSSFDSIIVNGVLVIFSLVKELQKAYMMIFRLVQGKPPYFLDSLQLHATNIAALKSKHFQKIVVLSAKGKVTLESPMSPSLTLEGTFCNFSVRGASLYLMDTQGKQRYLSVDRNVSNSLVNWSFTILRHVLPLREYEIFYTGYLFSLFTYKLNDDEAFFSAVLACFFFFSPIRELPKTTDTLEEAINLSSLIHFKKEIEIAILLSSEFDYSSFKQILPLISLSLHFISEELRLDVTAKPRKDYLVSFLYQLSHLTGWVRFAEYYELDVSGTCKIEPVSLQIQIQEPNEFPSIYKWMIECLYHQKISSFYSPEVYGLPCSCYSLFTQSYAIFQLFDCLFNDQMSLHNFVEEMVRLGITRNRVERYPSGIASILYTILDMCAYDFPGYWGSEELQIVNRLDVDCFLHPKKSNWFLSTSTEENKDIRVLTNSVTDFTLNDLTSAHAKQSYADMIYREDRRLAEVEQLLCYSKQISVMTDQFDIDLSSVTMQQKLAQSICIRSLAIPIGTGMLTYGTKNPLPTERISPLPFKFTVHLHPGTLLINPDKDFVTSSLTEWPEFHVGVSQGLTVSRSSKEVNTSWIMFNRPTTLSPFHAGFLLGLGLNGHLKELATWHSFIYLTSKHDITSIGLLLGLSVSYLGTMDAKVTKLLSVHVLALLPMGSSELNISPLTQTAGILGIGLLFYDSCHRRMSEITMEEILTPEQNQYKNEGYKLSAGFALGLINLGKGSNLPGMADLKLVSRLQMGISSQPAFQSLETGSPGAIMALVLIYLKTNDVEIASKVDIPKSRYLLDFYRPDIILLRVLGKNLIMWDEVKADFEWVKSQIPEIMISQFDLREKSILSSDDLLLYNVISGICFSLGLRFVGTGNLKAKEILINFLDNFIRLCRLPAKTYDERVTSVTVVRCTHVVALSVACVMAGYCDLEALQRLRLLHGRIEPANYGAQMATHMALGILTLGEGRYSLSHSNLAIAALLVSLYPQFAKNTQDNHSHLQASRNLWVLAVEERCLIPRDQETKKPCVIPMKICHKNGTIQNFEAPGLLPCLDSIHSITTLSSKHWRLNLDFDANTTYRDLLQQSQILTLVPYDDTDPKSESSNLLSQIDKSTNPIWDLVKTSSLFEGPKNALNQATQSKSRTNSALSTKLSLTMSLNKLSNDQLTSVQILLQFFKSCWNGILKEKFQNRQYSFLSREFVEDLSLRVWELVHAVSNTNND; translated from the coding sequence ATGCTGGAACTAAAAACAGAGATTATTGATGAATCCGCGTCTAGTGCAATACTTGATTTACACGAAACAGAACGTTTAGAAATTAAAGGAAGCTCAGTAAATTACTATGTGAATGATCATTTGAATCGAACGTTTGATTACAGCCTGGATGGTCAACAAGTGCGAGCGGCACTGATTACAACGTTtgataaaaacaaaaaggcaATTGTAGTTATTCTAGATGATATTGGATACATTTATTATGTTAATGATCAAAATAATGACACGTACATTGTGAATATTCCGTTTTCCACGAAAAGCGCTTGGTCTTCTCCAAAGGGTATTTACTTGGAACGTCTCCATGCTGATAGCGAAGACGATGGTTGGCCGCGcatattttgtttaaacGGGCCTCTAGACGAGTTGAGTCTGATTCGCGtcgaaggaaaaaagaagctttcGGCCCATGATAccattgtttacattgTGAATGACATCGTCCTTACCCAtaatgagaaagaaaagagactttctttttggagaAGCAGATTTTCGGATACAAATGCGCATACTGTTGGTCAGAGATCTCGGGGAAAACGGAGATCTAGTGTCCTCTCGAAGGACAAGCTGTCTGAAATCACACGCTCAGAGTCTTTGTACTACTCGGCCAATGATTCCATGTTCAACAAATTTGAGGAAGAAGGTTTTGTATACTCTTCCGTTTTTTCACATATTGAATCGTTCCCCATGAGCTCTGTAAGTTCATTTGATTCCATTATTGTCAATGGAGTCCTTGTTatcttttctcttgttAAAGAACTCCAAAAAGCTTATATGATGATATTCCGTCTCGTACAAGGAAAACCTCCTTATTTTCTTGATTCTTTACAGTTACATGCTACCAATATCGCAGCACTGAAATCCaaacatttccaaaaaattgTGGTTCTTTCTGCTAAAGGCAAGGTTACTCTGGAATCCCCCATGTCGCCTTCACTTACCTTAGAAGGAACGTTTTGTAATTTCTCTGTCCGTGGTGCTTCTCTCTATTTGATGGATACACAAGGAAAGCAGAGGTATCTTTCTGTCGATCGAAACGTGTCCAACAGTCTTGTTAACTGGTCATTTACTATCTTACGGCACGTTTTACCGCTCCGTGAATATGAAATCTTCTACACCGGTTACTTGTTTTCCCTATTTACTTATAAACttaatgatgatgaagcATTTTTCTCAGCAGTTTTAgcatgctttttcttcttttcgcCTATCCGAGAacttccaaaaacaacagATACCCTGGAGGAAGCGATTAATCTTTCATCTTTAATACatttcaagaaagaaatagagaTTGCCATATTGCTTTCCTCAGAATTTGattattcttcttttaaacaGATCCTCCCGCTTATTAGTCTATCACTACATTTCATATCTGAGGAGTTGAGGTTAGATGTTACTGcaaaaccaagaaaagattattTGGTGTCCTTTTTATACCAATTAAGTCATTTGACAGGCTGGGTTCGCTTTGCTGAGTATTATGAGCTTGATGTCTCAGGCACATGTAAAATTGAACCGGTATCATTGCAAATACAAATTCAGGAACCAAATGAATTCCCTTCAATATATAAATGGATGATTGAATGTCTTTACCATCAGAAAATCTCAAGCTTTTACAGTCCTGAAGTATATGGCTTACCATGTTCATGCTATTCCCTATTCACTCAAAGCTATGCTATTTTTCAGCTCTTTGATTGCTTGTTTAACGATCAAATGTCATTGCATAATTTTGTCGAAGAGATGGTGCGACTTGGTATAACAAGGAATCGCGTTGAAAGATATCCTTCAGGTATTGCATCCATTTTATACACTATTTTGGACATGTGTGCTTATGACTTTCCAGGATATTGGGGAAGCGAAGAATTACAAATTGTCAATCGTTTGGATGTTGATTGTTTTCTACATCCTAAAAAATCGAATTGGTTCCTATCTACTTcaacagaagaaaacaaggatATAAGAGTATTAACAAATTCTGTGACTGATTTCACGCTTAATGATCTCACAAGTGCCCATGCTAAGCAGTCTTATGCTGATATGATTTATCGTGAGGACCGTCGGTTAGCAGAGGTTGAGCAGTTGCTATGCTATTCCAAACAGATCAGCGTTATGACTGATCAATTTGATATTGATCTGAGTTCAGTCACGATGCAACAAAAACTAGCACAATCAATATGCATAAGAAGTCTAGCAATACCTATAGGAACTGGCATGCTAACGTATGGTACCAAAAACCCTCTTCCCACTGAACGAATAAGTCCTCTTCCTTTCAAATTCACTGTTCATCTTCACCCTGGTACTTTATTGATTAATCCCGATAAAGATTTTGTAACATCTTCATTAACAGAATGGCCCGAGTTTCATGTGGGTGTCTCTCAAGGTCTCACGGTTTCTCGATCGTCCAAAGAAGTTAATACCAGCTGGATAATGTTCAATAGACCTACTACTCTTTCACCCTTTCACGCTGGGTTTTTGCTTGGTTTAGGACTCAATGGTCATTTGAAAGAACTAGCTACATGGCATTCCTTTATCTACTTAACTAGTAAGCACGATATTACAAGCATTGGGCTGCTTTTAGGATTATCAGTATCCTATCTCGGCACAATGGATGCAAAGGTTACCAAACTGTTAAGTGTGCATGTATTGGCACTACTACCTATGGGGTCAAGCGAGTTAAATATTTCGCCTTTGACACAGACTGCAGGAATTTTGGGAATTGGGCTACTATTTTACGACTCTTGCCATAGACGAATGTCAGAAATTACCATGGAGGAAATTTTAACGCCCGAACAAAACCAGTATAAAAACGAAGGCTATAAGCTCTCTGCAGGGTTCGCTTTGGGATTAATAAACCTTGGTAAAGGCTCGAATCTTCCAGGAATGGCGGATTTAAAGCTAGTGTCAAGACTGCAGATGGGCATATCCAGTCAACCTGCTTTCCAATCTTTGGAAACCGGATCCCCTGGGGCAATAATGGCGCTAGTTTTGATCTacttaaaaacaaacgatgTCGAAATTGCCAGCAAAGTTGATATTCCGAAATCTAGATATTTACTTGACTTTTATCGACCGGatattattcttttacGAGTTTTGGGGAAAAATTTGATTATGTGGGATGAAGTTAAAGCAGACTTTGAATGGGTGAAAAGCCAAATACCAGAAATAATGATTTCACAATTTGATTTACGTGAAAAGAGTATATTATCTTCGGATGATCTACTATTGTATAATGTGATAAGTggcatttgtttttcactTGGACTTCGTTTTGTTGGTACAGGAAACctaaaagcaaaggaaattCTTATCAACTTTTTGGATAATTTTATCCGGCTTTGTCGTTTACCAGCAAAGACTTATGATGAAAGGGTCACCTCTGTTACCGTCGTCCGTTGTACTCACGTAGTAGCTCTTTCGGTCGCATGTGTAATGGCAGGATACTGCGATTTGGAAGCGCTTCAGAGACTTCGGTTGCTGCatggaagaattgaacCCGCGAACTATGGTGCTCAGATGGCTACGCACATGGCACTTGGAATTTTGACGTTAGGAGAAGGTCGCTATTCTCTGTCTCACAGTAATTTGGCAATTGCAGCATTATTGGTTTCTTTATACCCccaatttgcaaaaaataCACAGGATAATCATTCACATTTGCAAGCTTCTAGGAACCTTTGGGTGCTTGCTGTTGAAGAGAGATGTTTAATTCCTAGGGATCAGGAAACGAAGAAGCCTTGCGTAATTCCGATGAAAATATGCCACAAGAATGGTACAAtacaaaattttgaagcaCCAGGCCTTTTACCTTGTTTAGATAGTATACACTCCATAACGACGTTAAGTTCAAAACACTGGAGGTTGAATTTGGACTTCGATGCAAATACCACTTATCGTGATTTGTTGCAACAATCACAAATCCTAACACTGGTGCCTTATGACGATACGGACCCTAAAAGCgaatcttcaaatttgcTGAGCCAAATAGACAAATCCACTAATCCTATTTGGGACTTGGTGAAAACGAGCAGTTTATTTGAAGGACCAAAGAATGCATTGAATCAAGCGACTCAGTCCAAATCTCGTACAAACAGCGCACTTTCGACTAAATTATCGCTTACTATGTCGTTAAATAAGCTTTCAAATGATCAGCTTACGAGCGTTCAAATTTTgttacaattttttaaatcttgCTGGAATGGTATCTTGAAggaaaagtttcaaaatcGTCAATACTCGTTTTTATCTCGTGAATTTGTTGAAGACTTGAGCCTTCGAGTCTGGGAACTTGTGCATGCTGTTTCTAATACGAATAATGATTAA
- the nat2 gene encoding N alpha-acetylation related protein Nat2, which produces MSSNNFWRSFRLSRFSWVKNPILPLYTSPVRRSMASNSPTGRLSLSQRVKDLTKKYGWWALGVYLGISAVDFGLSFALVRTLGTEKIGYIEHSVVGSLRSLFNMESTEIPSSDESQTYHSSIWTEIAVAYGIHKALIVARLPITAAIVPPLVKRFRGRNMRLR; this is translated from the coding sequence ATGAGCAGCAACAACTTTTGGCGAAGTTTCCGTCTTTCCCGGTTCTCATGGGTTAAGAACCCAATCCTTCCCCTATATACTTCTCCCGTGCGTCGTTCAATGGCTTCAAATTCACCTACCGGTCGTTTAAGTCTCAGCCAGCGTGTCAAGGATCTTACGAAAAAGTATGGTTGGTGGGCTCTGGGAGTATATTTAGGCATCTCTGCCGTCGACTTTGGACTTTCCTTTGCTCTTGTTCGTACGTTAGGTACAGAAAAGATCGGTTACATTGAACATTCTGTCGTGGGAAGTCTCCGTAGCTTATTTAATATGGAATCCACTGAGATTCCCTCCTCTGACGAGTCTCAAACATATCATTCTAGCATTTGGACTGAAATAGCCGTTGCCTACGGGATTCACAAAGCTTTAATTGTGGCTCGTTTACCCATCACAGCTGCCATTGTTCCTCCTCTGGTAAAGCGGTTCCGAGGCAGAAATATGCGTTTACGATGA
- the cct4 gene encoding chaperonin-containing T-complex delta subunit Cct4: protein MSKAATTQVAFQDREKPQEVRLSNITAARSVADAIRTSLGPRGMDKMIQTGKGEVVLTNDGATILKHLSVLHPAAKMLVDLSAAQDVEAGDGTTSVVVLAGSMLGCAEKLLKKGIHPTVIAESFQRAAEVTVDCMTKNSLNIELSDRESLLRAATTSLNSKIVSQYSSLLAPIAVDAVLKVIDPRVATNVDLKDIRIVKKLGGIIDDTELIPGLALTQTAVKTAGGPSRMEKANIALVQFQLSPPKPDMENQIVVNDYRQMDKILKEERQYLLNMCKKIKKSGANVILIQKSILRDAVNDLALHFLAKLKIMVIKEIERDEVEFICKSTGCKPIADIESFNEDKLGHADLVEEASSSGEKIVKFMGVKNAGKTVSVLCRGANLLTLEEAERSLHDALCVIRCLVKQRALIPGGGSPEIEAAQHLLDVARTLEGREALCFRAFSEALEIIPVTLAENAGLSAIQVVTELRSRHANGEKTAGINVRKGIVTDILEEKVLQPVLVNISSIQLAAETTKMIMKIDDITLAR from the coding sequence ATGTCGAAAGCTGCAACGACTCAAGTGGCATTCCAGGACCGAGAAAAGCCTCAGGAAGTTCGCTTGTCGAACATTACTGCTGCGCGCTCCGTTGCGGATGCTATTCGTACGAGTTTAGGACCTAGAGGAATGGATAAAATGATTCAGACGGGAAAAGGAGAGGTTGTGTTAACGAACGATGGTGCTACCATTTTGAAGCATTTGTCAGTGCTTCATCCCGCTGCTAAGATGCTCGTTGACTTGAGTGCAGCTCAAGATGTAGAGGCAGGAGATGGTACTACAAGTGTTGTAGTTTTAGCAGGATCTATGCTTGGTTGTGCagaaaagcttttaaaGAAGGGTATTCATCCTACTGTGATTGCTGAATCTTTCCAGCGTGCCGCTGAAGTTACTGTTGACTGTATGACAAAGAACTCTCTTAATATTGAATTATCAGACAGAGAATCACTTTTACGCGCTGCTACCACGTCTCTGAACTCTAAGATTGTCTCTCAATACAGTTCTTTGCTCGCTCCTATTGCTGTGGATGCTGTCTTGAAGGTGATTGATCCCCGCGTCGCTACCAATGTCGATTTGAAGGACATTCGTATTGTTAAGAAGCTTGGTGGTATCATTGATGACACCGAGTTGATTCCTGGCCTTGCATTGACACAGACTGCTGTGAAAACGGCTGGTGGACCGTCCCGGATGGAAAAGGCAAACATCGCTCTCGTCCAGTTTCAGCTTTCCCCTCCCAAGCCCGATATGGAAAATCAGATTGTTGTAAATGATTATCGTCAAATGGATAAGATTCTGAAAGAAGAACGTCAATACTTACTCAACATGTgcaagaaaattaaaaagtcTGGTGCTAATGTCATTCTCATTCAGAAATCAATTCTTCGTGATGCTGTCAATGATCTTGCTCTTCATTTCTTGGCCAAGCTCAAGATTATGGTTATTAAGGAGATCGAGCGTGATGAAGTAGAGTTCATCTGCAAATCCACGGGTTGCAAACCTATTGCCGATATTGAGTCCTTCAATGAAGATAAGTTAGGCCATGCTGATTTAGTAGAAGAAGCTTCTTCATCGGGTGAAAAAATTGTCAAATTTATGGGCGTTAAGAACGCCGGTAAGACCGTTTCAGTTCTTTGCAGAGGTGCAAATCTTCTTACTTTAGAAGAAGCCGAGCGTTCTCTTCATGATGCATTATGCGTTATTCGTTGTCTTGTTAAACAAAGAGCTTTGATTCCAGGTGGTGGCTCCCCAGAAATTGAGGCTGCTCAGCACCTATTAGATGTGGCTCGTACATTGGAAGGTCGAGAGGCTCTTTGCTTCCGTGCATTTTCTGAAGCTTTAGAAATCATTCCTGTTACCCTCGCCGAAAATGCTGGTTTAAGCGCTATTCAAGTCGTCACAGAACTTCGCAGTCGTCACGCAAATGGTGAGAAAACTGCTGGTATTAATGTCCGTAAGGGAATTGTTACAGACATTTTAGAGGAGAAGGTCTTACAGCCCGTCCTTGTTAATATTAGCTCTATTCAGCTGGCTGCTGAGACGACAAAGATGATTATGAAGATTGATGATATAACATTGGCTCGTTAG